A region of Deinococcus cellulosilyticus NBRC 106333 = KACC 11606 DNA encodes the following proteins:
- a CDS encoding class I SAM-dependent methyltransferase → MNPKSTVEEIRARFDTDVERFSNLDTGQASSIDAPLNMDLITRAAGTMTPHAKDVMDIGCGAGNYTLKFLQVVPNCNCTLIDLSQPMLDRARERVGAVTSGQITCIQADVRELDLGRERVDVIMGAAVFHHLRTDEEWEQVFRQCFDALRPGGSFWISDLIEHSIPAVQSLMWERYGDYLTGLKDEAYRDHVFNYIAQEDTPRPLMFQIDMLRKVGFREVEILHKNSVFAAFGGVK, encoded by the coding sequence ATGAATCCCAAAAGCACCGTTGAAGAAATCCGTGCCCGTTTTGACACTGATGTCGAGCGCTTCTCAAACCTCGACACTGGACAGGCCAGTTCCATTGATGCTCCCCTCAACATGGACCTGATCACCCGTGCTGCAGGGACCATGACCCCCCATGCAAAAGATGTGATGGACATTGGGTGTGGGGCAGGAAACTACACCCTTAAGTTTTTGCAGGTGGTTCCCAACTGCAATTGCACCCTCATTGACCTTTCCCAGCCCATGCTGGACCGGGCAAGGGAGCGTGTTGGAGCAGTGACTTCGGGCCAGATCACCTGCATTCAGGCAGACGTGCGGGAACTTGACCTTGGGAGGGAACGTGTCGATGTGATCATGGGTGCAGCGGTCTTCCACCACCTTCGCACCGATGAAGAGTGGGAGCAGGTTTTCCGCCAGTGTTTTGATGCCCTGAGGCCTGGAGGGTCCTTCTGGATTTCGGACCTCATTGAGCATTCGATTCCTGCGGTTCAGAGCCTGATGTGGGAGCGGTATGGAGATTACCTCACAGGGCTCAAGGATGAGGCCTACCGGGACCATGTTTTCAATTACATCGCCCAGGAGGACACGCCCAGACCCCTGATGTTCCAGATCGACATGCTCCGCAAGGTGGGTTTCCGTGAGGTGGAGATCCTGCACAAGAACAGTGTGTTTGCTGCCTTTGG
- the leuB gene encoding 3-isopropylmalate dehydrogenase: protein MPKIVVLPGDGIGPEIVASAIEVLKVVAPDLEYDEHKFGGASIDAYGEPFTAATQEAVKNADAVLLGSIGGAQDSHWNTLPRHLRPESGLLALRKALGVYANLRPIKVYEGMEHLSPLKPELARGVDVLVVRELLGGVYFDPERWINEMEGFNAMRYKKHEVERIARVAFKAAQGRRNKVTSVDKANVLEVSEFWRREVVRVRESEYSDVALNHEYVDSVAMLLVTNPSRYDVIVTENLFGDILSDLGAVLPGSLGLMPSASLGDGAGLYEPIHGSAPDIAGQGIANPTATILSAALMLRYSLNRPEAADRIDAAILRALNENPTKDLGGSAGTQEFTQTVLQLLKETVSA, encoded by the coding sequence ATGCCCAAAATTGTTGTTCTGCCCGGTGACGGAATCGGCCCCGAGATCGTCGCCAGTGCCATTGAAGTCTTGAAAGTGGTCGCCCCTGACCTCGAATACGACGAGCACAAATTCGGTGGAGCGTCCATCGATGCTTATGGTGAGCCTTTCACGGCTGCCACCCAGGAAGCTGTGAAGAATGCAGATGCAGTGCTGCTTGGCAGCATTGGTGGAGCCCAGGATTCCCACTGGAACACCCTGCCCCGTCACTTGCGCCCTGAGTCCGGTCTGTTGGCCCTGCGCAAAGCCCTTGGGGTGTATGCCAACCTGCGTCCCATCAAGGTTTACGAGGGCATGGAGCACCTGTCTCCCCTGAAGCCCGAACTGGCCCGTGGGGTGGATGTGCTGGTGGTTCGTGAACTGCTCGGGGGCGTGTACTTCGATCCTGAACGCTGGATCAACGAGATGGAAGGCTTCAACGCCATGCGTTACAAGAAGCACGAAGTCGAGCGCATTGCCCGGGTGGCCTTCAAGGCCGCCCAGGGTCGCCGCAACAAGGTCACCAGTGTGGACAAGGCCAACGTGCTCGAGGTCAGTGAATTCTGGCGTCGTGAAGTGGTCAGGGTGCGTGAATCAGAATACAGCGATGTCGCTCTGAACCACGAGTACGTGGACAGTGTCGCCATGCTGCTGGTCACCAACCCCAGCCGTTATGACGTGATCGTCACCGAAAACCTCTTCGGAGACATCCTCTCTGACCTGGGTGCGGTGCTGCCCGGCTCTCTGGGCCTGATGCCCTCTGCCTCTCTGGGCGATGGTGCGGGTCTTTACGAGCCCATTCACGGCTCTGCGCCTGACATTGCAGGTCAGGGCATTGCCAACCCCACCGCCACCATCCTCAGTGCTGCCCTGATGCTTCGCTACAGCCTGAACCGTCCTGAGGCTGCAGACCGCATTGATGCAGCCATCCTGCGCGCCCTCAACGAGAACCCCACAAAGGACCTTGGAGGCAGTGCTGGAACCCAGGAATTCACCCAGACCGTCCTACAGTTGCTGAAGGAGACCGTCTCCGCGTAA
- a CDS encoding 3-isopropylmalate dehydratase small subunit, translating to MPKVHVFGRDHINTDEIIPARHLTTDVESELAKYAMEDYDKDFVKRVQPGDIIVAGADFGCGSSREHAVWAIRGAGVAAVLAPNFARIFYRNAINNGFLALECENIVSAFQDGDEADLDLKAGVITNKRTGQVVTFVPVPQFALDVQKSGGWLEYMKETFN from the coding sequence ATGCCGAAAGTGCATGTATTTGGTCGTGACCACATCAACACCGACGAAATCATCCCTGCCCGCCACCTGACCACCGACGTGGAGTCCGAACTGGCAAAGTATGCGATGGAAGATTATGACAAAGACTTCGTGAAGCGCGTACAGCCCGGTGACATCATCGTGGCCGGAGCCGACTTCGGTTGCGGAAGCAGCCGTGAGCACGCCGTGTGGGCCATCCGTGGTGCAGGTGTGGCCGCTGTGCTGGCCCCCAACTTTGCCCGCATCTTCTACCGCAACGCCATCAACAACGGCTTTTTGGCACTGGAATGCGAGAACATTGTTTCTGCTTTCCAGGATGGGGACGAGGCCGACCTGGACCTCAAAGCGGGTGTGATCACCAACAAGCGCACCGGTCAGGTCGTGACCTTCGTGCCCGTGCCCCAGTTTGCCCTCGATGTGCAGAAATCGGGTGGCTGGCTTGAGTACATGAAAGAGACCTTCAACTGA
- a CDS encoding 3-isopropylmalate dehydratase large subunit: MGMTIAEKILAARSGNESVVPGQLIMCDTSWVLCHEITTPAALRMLEERGMDKVFNPDQIVAVPDHSVPAMNIKAAKMYQKLKSWVHEKGIKHFFDVGRGGIAHVVLENTGLVKPGDTLVSGDSHTCNAGALGAFATGVGSTDLAGAIYSGKVWFKVPETMLIKVTGQFKPGVTPKDLVLEVIKQIGADGANYMVMEWVGETIDNMDMEGRFTLTNMAIEAGGKTGIVAVDDATRAYLAARGVTPDQYTEYQSDSDAKYKVVIEIDAGALEPTVAYPHIPSNGKVAGTDKIAVTHAYVGSCTNGRISDLREVAAILKGRKVADGVQMIVVPATQAIWKQAAQEGLMEIFVDAGASVSYPSCGACLGMHSGVLGPNDVCISSSNRNFVGRMGDPSAQIYLASPATVAASAVNGYISDPRDFIGAGSAAD; encoded by the coding sequence ATGGGTATGACGATTGCAGAAAAGATTCTGGCCGCCCGAAGTGGGAATGAGAGTGTGGTTCCCGGGCAACTCATCATGTGCGACACCTCATGGGTGCTCTGCCACGAGATCACCACCCCCGCAGCCCTGCGCATGCTGGAAGAGCGCGGGATGGACAAGGTGTTCAACCCTGACCAGATTGTCGCGGTGCCCGACCACTCTGTGCCTGCCATGAACATCAAGGCCGCCAAGATGTACCAGAAGCTGAAAAGCTGGGTGCACGAGAAGGGCATCAAGCACTTCTTCGATGTGGGCCGTGGCGGCATCGCACACGTGGTCCTCGAAAACACTGGCCTCGTGAAGCCCGGCGACACCCTGGTCTCCGGGGACAGCCACACCTGCAATGCAGGAGCCCTTGGCGCATTTGCCACGGGCGTGGGTTCCACCGACCTTGCTGGAGCGATCTACTCCGGTAAAGTCTGGTTCAAGGTGCCCGAAACCATGCTGATCAAAGTCACCGGCCAATTCAAGCCCGGTGTGACCCCCAAAGACCTTGTGCTTGAAGTCATCAAGCAAATTGGCGCAGACGGCGCAAACTACATGGTGATGGAATGGGTCGGCGAAACCATCGACAACATGGACATGGAAGGCCGTTTCACCCTCACCAACATGGCCATCGAAGCAGGCGGCAAGACCGGCATCGTGGCCGTGGATGACGCCACCCGCGCTTACCTCGCTGCCCGTGGCGTGACCCCCGACCAGTACACCGAATACCAGTCCGATTCTGACGCCAAATACAAGGTCGTCATTGAAATCGATGCAGGTGCTCTGGAGCCCACTGTGGCTTACCCCCACATCCCCTCCAACGGCAAAGTGGCCGGAACCGACAAAATTGCTGTGACCCACGCTTACGTGGGAAGCTGCACCAACGGACGCATCTCCGACCTCCGTGAAGTCGCCGCCATTCTCAAAGGCCGTAAAGTGGCCGATGGGGTGCAGATGATCGTGGTGCCCGCCACCCAGGCCATCTGGAAACAGGCTGCACAGGAAGGCCTGATGGAAATCTTTGTGGACGCCGGAGCCAGCGTGTCTTACCCCTCCTGCGGAGCCTGCCTTGGCATGCACTCCGGGGTGCTCGGTCCGAACGACGTGTGCATCTCCAGCTCCAACCGCAACTTCGTGGGCCGCATGGGTGACCCGAGCGCCCAGATTTACCTTGCCAGCCCCGCAACAGTGGCTGCAAGTGCGGTGAATGGGTACATCAGTGATCCCCGCGACTTCATTGGTGCGGGTTCCGCTGCAGACTGA
- a CDS encoding metallophosphoesterase → MIVCIGDLHGRYDILEQILRHYPEDTHYVFLGDVIDRGPQNRAAMKAVTELHQQGRATLIRGNHEEMALMPYRHYQKYLESKNMREYQQAFESFRNWREAGGETVIREYERFTIENYPEDLLEYLQLGRIAMFSGPEGITDYPQQGSVLLSHAAPPHARGNYSPEDVALWIRPYEGPFPLPEGVIMSIHGHTPTLEPVMFGKHLFIDTGGYNTGRICCVRLDGFDPQSPEIKVFQGAMRKTGKLHHFGRPVQYQTVRL, encoded by the coding sequence ATGATTGTCTGCATTGGAGACCTACACGGAAGATACGACATCCTGGAACAGATCCTCAGGCATTACCCCGAAGACACCCATTATGTTTTCCTGGGCGATGTGATTGACCGTGGCCCCCAGAACCGGGCCGCCATGAAAGCCGTGACCGAACTGCACCAGCAAGGTCGGGCCACCCTGATCCGGGGCAACCACGAAGAAATGGCCCTCATGCCATACAGGCATTACCAGAAATACCTTGAGAGCAAGAACATGCGGGAGTACCAGCAGGCTTTCGAAAGCTTCCGCAACTGGCGTGAGGCAGGCGGGGAGACCGTGATTCGTGAGTATGAGCGGTTCACCATCGAAAACTACCCTGAAGACCTGCTGGAATACCTGCAACTCGGGCGCATTGCCATGTTCTCAGGTCCAGAAGGCATCACCGATTACCCCCAGCAGGGAAGTGTGCTGCTCTCCCACGCTGCCCCTCCACACGCCAGAGGCAATTACAGCCCTGAAGATGTGGCCCTTTGGATTCGTCCCTATGAAGGCCCATTCCCCTTGCCAGAAGGGGTGATCATGAGCATTCACGGTCACACCCCCACCTTGGAGCCCGTGATGTTTGGCAAGCACCTGTTCATCGACACCGGAGGGTACAACACAGGCCGCATCTGTTGCGTGCGTCTGGACGGTTTTGATCCCCAGTCCCCAGAGATCAAGGTTTTTCAGGGTGCCATGCGAAAAACCGGGAAGCTCCACCACTTCGGGCGTCCGGTGCAGTACCAGACGGTGCGGTTGTAA